In Aequorivita sp. H23M31, a single window of DNA contains:
- a CDS encoding transglutaminase domain-containing protein, with translation MSHFKNTLKTVILLMLSVLPFQDGKAQIFGKPSKEEISMTRYAPDPEASGVVLYERGNYKVEAVNNYLRLIKEIYVKIKVLNAKNFEHATIEIPYYRTKDSREKITEITAATFNGKIPTYVKKEAIFDTDETEHWSLKKFTFPNIQDGSILEYSYRVESPYFFNLGSWNFQGPLPVIHSEFHTEILGNWHYNRTLFGNRKLYTNKVELKKNCFHLRDYSAQGDCESATYIMKNAPALTKERYMLSEKNYIARIKYELISYTDFRGKKTSYTETWADADKVLKLDKNVGQQLKYDSYFKKQLPESILSLHNPLDKAKTIYYYYQERMNWNGKYGLFANSNVKNSFEQRKGNSSEINLGLVSALNAAGLDAKIMLIATRNQQIPTNNYPVLSDFNYAMVFLNINNEKHFLDATEKNTPFGVVPFKNLNMEGRVLDFNKGSYWEPIEPFPKNLHYINMALTANESGVFEGEINEVSTGYISVEKRKNYNDYGRDEAFKRKQAKNESWNISDYKVENEKNLEQPFKENYHIELHEQPVGNTLFLFPFMMETYFSENPFVKNSRNYPIHFGFPLENNYLISIDLAKQYTVVKLPQSKVIKLPGNDGELSVAYEEVDNKINIRLNVKLKEYFFPAEAYKALQQFFTSLIKIQNGEPIELRKI, from the coding sequence ATGTCACATTTCAAAAACACCTTAAAGACTGTTATTTTGTTGATGCTTTCGGTTTTGCCCTTTCAGGACGGTAAAGCCCAAATTTTTGGAAAACCTTCAAAAGAGGAAATATCAATGACTAGGTATGCTCCGGATCCAGAGGCAAGCGGCGTCGTTTTGTATGAAAGAGGAAACTATAAAGTTGAAGCCGTAAACAATTATTTGAGGTTGATCAAAGAAATCTATGTAAAAATTAAGGTTCTCAACGCCAAAAACTTTGAACATGCTACTATAGAAATTCCATATTACCGAACAAAGGACTCCCGGGAAAAAATAACAGAAATAACGGCAGCCACCTTTAATGGAAAAATTCCTACCTATGTAAAAAAAGAAGCCATTTTTGACACGGATGAGACAGAGCATTGGTCTCTAAAAAAATTCACCTTTCCCAATATTCAGGACGGAAGCATACTCGAATATTCGTACAGAGTTGAATCTCCTTATTTCTTCAACCTGGGCAGCTGGAACTTTCAAGGCCCACTGCCTGTTATACATTCTGAATTTCACACAGAAATTCTGGGAAATTGGCACTATAACCGCACCTTGTTTGGCAATAGGAAATTGTACACCAATAAAGTAGAACTAAAAAAGAATTGTTTTCATCTCCGGGATTATTCGGCCCAGGGCGACTGTGAATCCGCAACCTATATTATGAAAAATGCTCCGGCTCTAACTAAAGAGCGCTATATGCTTTCGGAAAAAAACTATATCGCCAGAATTAAATATGAATTGATTAGTTACACAGACTTTAGAGGAAAAAAAACAAGCTATACTGAAACGTGGGCTGATGCAGACAAAGTTCTTAAACTGGATAAAAATGTGGGACAGCAATTAAAATACGATTCCTATTTTAAAAAGCAACTTCCAGAATCTATTTTATCTCTCCACAATCCTTTGGATAAAGCTAAGACCATATATTATTATTACCAGGAAAGAATGAACTGGAACGGCAAATATGGTCTATTTGCAAATAGCAATGTGAAGAATTCCTTTGAGCAACGGAAAGGTAACAGTTCAGAAATTAATTTAGGATTGGTCAGTGCCCTGAATGCAGCTGGATTGGATGCAAAAATAATGCTGATTGCCACCAGGAACCAACAGATCCCTACCAATAATTACCCAGTTCTTTCAGATTTCAATTATGCAATGGTATTTTTAAATATAAATAATGAGAAACATTTTCTGGATGCCACTGAAAAAAATACTCCATTTGGTGTGGTGCCTTTTAAAAATCTCAATATGGAAGGGCGGGTTCTTGATTTCAATAAAGGAAGTTATTGGGAGCCTATTGAGCCTTTTCCAAAAAATTTGCATTATATAAATATGGCTCTTACCGCTAATGAATCCGGCGTATTTGAAGGAGAAATAAATGAGGTCTCAACTGGATATATTTCGGTTGAGAAAAGAAAAAACTATAATGATTACGGAAGGGATGAGGCCTTCAAGAGAAAGCAGGCTAAAAATGAATCTTGGAATATTTCAGATTATAAAGTTGAAAATGAGAAAAACCTGGAACAACCTTTTAAGGAAAATTATCACATAGAATTACATGAACAACCTGTGGGCAATACCCTCTTCCTTTTTCCTTTTATGATGGAAACATATTTTTCTGAAAATCCATTTGTAAAAAATTCAAGAAATTATCCCATCCACTTTGGTTTTCCTCTGGAGAACAACTACCTGATTTCCATTGATCTCGCTAAGCAATACACGGTAGTAAAACTTCCACAGAGTAAAGTTATAAAACTTCCCGGAAACGATGGAGAGCTCTCCGTTGCTTATGAAGAAGTGGATAATAAAATAAATATTAGACTTAATGTAAAATTGAAAGAATACTTTTTTCCGGCCGAAGCATATAAAGCGCTACAACAATTTTTCACCTCCCTAATAAAGATCCAGAACGGTGAACCTATCGAACTTCGAAAGATTTAG
- a CDS encoding 3-deoxy-D-manno-octulosonic acid transferase: MNSLLLPSMHILYNLLIHLTSFGLRIVGLFSNKMKLFVKGRENVFEILKADIASSDKSVWFHCASLGEFEQGVPIMEEIRKRKPDHKIIISFFSPSGFEIKKNTSLADVVVYLPMDTPSNARKFISITHPSLVFFVKYEFWPNYLFELQQKDIPTLLISGVFRPNQWFFQSYGGFMRKALTAFNHFFLQDEESRELLKNIGFTNITVSGDTRFDRVSHQIEMDNTLNFAEDFKGNSICIVCGSTWPEDEAVLLDYINSAPKKVKFIIAPHKMERSQIDGFKSKLKRKTILYSEKDKVNISAYEVLVIDCIGLLTKLYSYADIAYVGGAMGNTGLHNILEPATFGVPIIIGKNFEGFPEAYKLRSLAGLFVVSNSKEAMDIFSKLVEDANFRRKTGMIAGHFVNKNTGATQKVIEYVSSNSL; the protein is encoded by the coding sequence GTGAATTCGCTACTTTTGCCTTCTATGCACATCCTTTATAATTTATTGATCCATCTTACCTCATTCGGATTGCGAATTGTAGGATTGTTCAGCAATAAGATGAAACTCTTTGTGAAGGGTAGGGAAAATGTTTTTGAAATTCTCAAGGCAGACATAGCCTCCTCCGATAAAAGCGTTTGGTTCCATTGTGCATCTCTGGGTGAATTTGAACAAGGAGTCCCCATAATGGAGGAAATTAGAAAACGGAAACCCGACCATAAAATTATAATCAGTTTTTTCTCTCCTTCAGGTTTCGAGATTAAAAAAAATACATCTTTGGCCGATGTTGTAGTGTATTTACCAATGGACACTCCTTCAAATGCCCGAAAATTTATTTCCATAACGCATCCTTCACTAGTTTTTTTCGTGAAATATGAATTTTGGCCCAATTACCTGTTTGAACTTCAACAAAAAGATATCCCGACCCTCCTAATTTCGGGAGTTTTTAGACCCAACCAATGGTTTTTTCAAAGTTATGGAGGTTTTATGAGGAAAGCGCTTACCGCCTTTAACCACTTCTTTTTACAGGATGAGGAATCCCGAGAACTATTAAAAAATATTGGCTTTACCAACATAACAGTTAGCGGCGACACTCGTTTTGACAGGGTTTCACATCAGATTGAAATGGACAATACCTTAAATTTTGCAGAAGATTTTAAAGGAAACTCAATATGTATTGTCTGCGGAAGTACCTGGCCGGAAGATGAAGCCGTGCTTTTGGATTATATAAATTCCGCTCCAAAAAAAGTAAAATTTATCATAGCACCTCATAAAATGGAAAGGTCTCAAATTGATGGATTTAAGAGCAAGCTCAAAAGGAAAACTATTCTATATTCCGAAAAAGATAAAGTAAATATTTCAGCATATGAAGTTCTCGTAATAGACTGCATAGGGCTTTTAACCAAGTTGTATAGTTATGCCGATATCGCTTACGTAGGCGGAGCCATGGGAAATACAGGACTTCATAATATTTTGGAGCCAGCCACTTTTGGCGTTCCCATAATTATAGGGAAAAATTTTGAGGGTTTCCCAGAAGCTTATAAACTGCGATCTTTAGCAGGTTTATTTGTAGTCTCAAATTCCAAAGAGGCTATGGATATTTTTTCCAAATTAGTAGAAGACGCTAACTTCCGTAGAAAAACAGGAATGATTGCGGGGCATTTCGTGAATAAAAACACAGGGGCGACCCAAAAGGTAATAGAATATGTTTCTTCCAATTCTTTATAG
- a CDS encoding DegT/DnrJ/EryC1/StrS family aminotransferase yields the protein MKKIQMVDLKGQYKNIKQQVDSSIMDVIETTAFINGPEVHEFQKELEEYLNVKHVIPCANGTDALQIAMMGLGLKPEDEVITADFTFAATVEVIALLGLTPVLVDVDPVTFNIDVEAVKRAITPKTKAIVPVHLFGLASDMDAIMAIAREHDLYVIEDNAQGIGADYISADGSKQKTGTIGHVAATSFFPSKNLGCYGDGGAIFTNDDELAHTIRGIVNHGMYVRYHHDVVGVNSRLDSIQAAVLRAKLPHLDEYNNARKKTATKYSEAFKDIPEIVTPQNCEACKSDKYEDCNCHVFHQYTLRFKNTDRDALVKYLTDKDIPCGVYYPIPLHLQKAYRDERYKEEDFVVTNQLVKEVLSLPMHTELDDEQINYIAKSVIEFIKG from the coding sequence ATGAAAAAGATTCAGATGGTTGACCTTAAGGGTCAGTATAAAAATATAAAACAACAAGTGGATAGTTCTATTATGGATGTAATTGAAACTACCGCTTTTATTAATGGTCCTGAAGTTCACGAGTTTCAAAAGGAACTTGAGGAATATCTAAATGTAAAACACGTGATTCCTTGTGCCAATGGTACAGATGCGTTACAAATTGCTATGATGGGGCTGGGATTAAAACCTGAGGATGAAGTAATCACGGCCGATTTTACTTTTGCAGCAACCGTGGAGGTCATTGCTCTTTTGGGCTTAACTCCTGTTTTGGTCGACGTGGACCCGGTTACCTTTAACATAGATGTGGAGGCCGTTAAAAGAGCGATCACACCAAAAACAAAAGCCATCGTTCCTGTACATTTATTTGGTTTAGCATCAGATATGGACGCGATTATGGCAATAGCCAGGGAACATGATTTATATGTTATTGAGGATAATGCTCAGGGAATTGGTGCGGATTATATTTCGGCAGATGGTTCCAAACAAAAAACTGGAACCATTGGGCACGTTGCGGCAACTTCCTTCTTTCCTTCCAAAAATTTAGGATGTTACGGCGATGGTGGTGCTATTTTTACCAATGATGATGAGCTCGCGCATACAATAAGAGGAATTGTAAATCACGGTATGTATGTACGTTATCACCACGATGTGGTGGGCGTAAACAGTAGATTAGATTCCATACAGGCGGCAGTGTTAAGAGCAAAACTTCCGCATTTGGATGAATATAACAATGCGAGAAAAAAGACGGCAACCAAATATTCCGAAGCTTTTAAGGACATACCGGAGATAGTTACTCCCCAAAATTGTGAGGCGTGTAAGAGTGATAAGTATGAAGATTGTAATTGTCACGTATTCCATCAGTACACTTTAAGATTTAAGAATACAGATCGGGATGCACTGGTAAAATATTTGACCGATAAGGATATTCCTTGCGGAGTTTATTATCCCATTCCCCTGCATCTACAGAAAGCATATAGGGATGAAAGGTATAAGGAAGAAGACTTTGTCGTTACGAACCAATTAGTTAAAGAAGTTCTTTCCCTACCTATGCATACCGAACTTGATGACGAACAGATTAACTATATTGCCAAGTCTGTAATTGAATTTATTAAAGGTTAA
- the galE gene encoding UDP-glucose 4-epimerase GalE: MKKILVTGGLGYIGSHTVVELQNSGYQVIIIDNLSNSSIDVLEGITDITKNPPEFERLDLRIKSDVSEFFKINQDIEGIIHFAASKAVGESVENPLLYYENNLNTLIYLLQECKSYDIKNFIFSSSCTVYGEPDSLPITESAPVKEPTSPYGNTKQISEEILKDVCAISSLKTIALRYFNPIGAHDTVKIGELPAGVPQNLVPFITQTAAGIRERLSVFGDDYPTEDGSCIRDYIHVVDLAKAHVVALERLLLEKNESNYEVFNLGTGRGSSVLEVVNSFEKTTGEKLNYKIVDRRPGDVIAVYADTQKANEVLGWKAEKTMEEALASAWKWEKKLREIE, encoded by the coding sequence ATGAAAAAAATATTAGTTACCGGTGGTTTGGGCTACATAGGTTCTCACACCGTTGTCGAATTGCAAAATTCTGGATATCAGGTTATAATAATTGACAATCTCTCGAATTCTTCTATTGATGTTCTCGAGGGAATTACGGATATAACCAAGAATCCTCCCGAGTTTGAGAGATTGGATCTGCGAATTAAATCGGATGTTTCGGAGTTTTTTAAAATAAATCAAGATATAGAAGGTATTATCCATTTTGCGGCCAGTAAAGCTGTAGGAGAAAGTGTTGAAAATCCGCTGCTATATTATGAGAACAATTTAAATACCTTAATTTATCTTCTCCAGGAATGTAAATCATACGATATAAAGAATTTTATTTTCAGTTCTTCGTGTACGGTTTATGGGGAGCCCGATTCCTTACCTATTACTGAGAGCGCGCCTGTGAAGGAACCCACTTCGCCTTATGGTAATACCAAGCAGATAAGCGAGGAAATTTTAAAAGATGTTTGTGCGATATCTTCACTAAAGACAATCGCTTTGCGTTATTTTAATCCGATAGGGGCCCATGATACCGTCAAAATTGGAGAACTTCCTGCTGGGGTACCCCAAAATTTGGTTCCGTTTATTACACAGACCGCAGCTGGAATCCGAGAGCGACTTTCAGTTTTTGGAGATGATTATCCTACCGAGGATGGTAGTTGTATTCGTGATTACATACACGTTGTTGATCTTGCAAAGGCTCATGTTGTTGCGTTGGAACGTTTGCTTTTGGAGAAGAATGAAAGCAATTATGAAGTATTCAACTTGGGTACGGGAAGAGGTAGTTCCGTATTGGAGGTAGTGAATTCTTTTGAGAAAACCACAGGTGAGAAACTTAATTATAAAATTGTAGATCGTCGTCCCGGAGATGTTATTGCTGTTTATGCCGATACCCAGAAAGCAAATGAAGTTTTAGGTTGGAAAGCTGAAAAAACGATGGAGGAAGCACTTGCTTCTGCGTGGAAGTGGGAAAAGAAATTACGCGAGATTGAGTAA
- a CDS encoding hemerythrin domain-containing protein: MKKKNPKQHLALTPIIEEHNEVILLCERIRFGLKNDIAVERIKKYVDWFKEHYLDPHFEIEKEHIFPILGINNVRVKRALANHRRLSRLLSETTELNKVLNKIEEELSTYIGFEERVLYNEIREIATPQQWEEMENNHQKLGFSEDGWEDKFWKL; the protein is encoded by the coding sequence ATGAAAAAGAAAAATCCAAAACAGCATTTAGCTTTAACCCCTATTATCGAAGAACATAATGAGGTGATACTATTGTGCGAGCGGATAAGATTTGGTCTTAAAAATGACATTGCCGTGGAACGGATAAAAAAATATGTCGATTGGTTTAAGGAGCATTATTTAGATCCTCATTTTGAGATTGAGAAAGAACACATCTTCCCTATCCTCGGAATCAATAACGTAAGGGTAAAAAGAGCCTTGGCAAATCATAGAAGATTGAGCCGCTTACTATCTGAAACCACCGAACTGAATAAAGTCTTAAATAAGATTGAAGAAGAATTAAGCACTTACATTGGATTCGAAGAACGGGTTCTATATAATGAAATCCGCGAAATTGCCACGCCACAACAATGGGAAGAAATGGAAAACAACCATCAAAAACTGGGATTTTCGGAAGATGGTTGGGAAGATAAATTTTGGAAGCTGTAG
- a CDS encoding cupin domain-containing protein, with the protein MKLASLVNDIQYNENRPTIQVLMETDAGKEIRIAFKEGQVMKEHKTPFPIVVEIFEGSIEFGVNGETHQLKKGDLIGLEGGVPHDLKAVETSTVRLSLNKADSAKRVEGVVNQ; encoded by the coding sequence ATGAAATTAGCATCATTAGTAAATGACATCCAATACAATGAAAACCGACCGACAATTCAGGTCTTAATGGAAACCGATGCCGGAAAGGAAATCAGAATAGCTTTTAAGGAAGGACAAGTAATGAAAGAGCACAAAACCCCTTTTCCCATCGTGGTTGAAATTTTTGAGGGATCCATAGAATTTGGAGTGAATGGAGAAACCCATCAATTGAAAAAAGGAGATCTAATTGGTCTTGAAGGTGGCGTGCCTCACGATTTAAAAGCGGTTGAAACCAGCACTGTCCGTTTAAGTTTAAACAAGGCTGATTCGGCCAAAAGAGTAGAGGGAGTCGTAAATCAATAA
- a CDS encoding class I SAM-dependent methyltransferase: MMSNKTINTEQGHWILAKMGKRVLRPGGKELTEKLVECLHITHQDDLVEFAPGMGFTASMLLFKKPHSYSGIELNEEAAENLRTKINGNPDACIINTSAAQTGLKDCCADKVLGEAMLTMQADHRKSEIIKEAFRILKKGGLYGIHELGLTPDDMPQETKDDIQKNLSQTIKVNARPLTKFEWCTLLKNEGFEIKEVYASPMHLLKPARVVADEGIFRTMKIGFNVLTHPAARKKIMKMRGVFQKYEKQMTAYAIVAQKPA, encoded by the coding sequence ATAATGAGCAATAAAACCATAAATACGGAGCAAGGCCACTGGATATTGGCCAAAATGGGTAAGCGAGTATTGCGCCCGGGAGGAAAGGAATTGACCGAAAAACTTGTGGAATGTTTGCACATTACCCATCAAGATGATTTGGTGGAATTTGCTCCGGGTATGGGTTTTACAGCTTCCATGCTATTGTTCAAGAAACCACATTCTTATTCTGGTATCGAACTTAATGAGGAAGCGGCAGAAAATTTGAGAACGAAGATAAATGGAAATCCAGATGCTTGCATTATCAATACTTCCGCAGCCCAAACCGGATTAAAGGATTGTTGTGCAGATAAAGTTTTGGGAGAGGCTATGCTTACCATGCAGGCAGATCATAGAAAATCCGAAATTATCAAGGAAGCTTTCAGGATCCTGAAAAAAGGTGGTCTCTACGGAATTCATGAATTGGGACTGACACCCGACGATATGCCTCAGGAAACAAAAGATGACATTCAGAAAAATCTTTCGCAAACAATTAAGGTAAATGCACGACCACTTACCAAATTTGAGTGGTGTACTTTATTGAAAAACGAAGGTTTTGAAATTAAGGAAGTGTATGCTTCTCCAATGCACCTTCTAAAACCAGCGAGAGTGGTTGCAGATGAAGGCATTTTCCGGACAATGAAAATAGGATTTAACGTGTTGACACATCCTGCTGCCAGAAAGAAAATAATGAAGATGCGTGGAGTTTTTCAAAAGTATGAAAAGCAAATGACGGCTTATGCTATTGTTGCCCAAAAGCCTGCTTAA
- a CDS encoding OsmC family protein: protein MKRTANAEWKGSLKEGTGHITTQSKVLNDNEYCFNSRFGEGKATNPDELLAAAHAGCFAMALSLILGKEGYTPDSLKATSAVTMDADKLELTGSHLTLKARIPNISKDKFMECANAAKENCPVSKALSFKITLDAELLS, encoded by the coding sequence ATGAAAAGAACAGCAAATGCAGAATGGAAAGGATCCTTAAAAGAAGGAACAGGACATATAACTACTCAAAGTAAAGTTCTTAATGATAACGAATATTGCTTTAATTCCCGTTTTGGGGAGGGCAAAGCTACCAATCCTGACGAGTTGCTTGCAGCGGCGCACGCTGGATGTTTCGCAATGGCCTTGAGTTTAATTCTAGGGAAAGAAGGATATACCCCAGATTCTTTAAAGGCAACTTCTGCAGTTACTATGGATGCCGATAAATTGGAACTTACTGGTTCGCACCTAACTCTAAAAGCACGTATTCCTAATATCAGTAAAGATAAGTTTATGGAATGCGCGAATGCAGCCAAAGAAAATTGTCCTGTTAGTAAGGCATTAAGCTTCAAAATTACTCTCGACGCCGAATTATTGTCATAA
- a CDS encoding D-serine ammonia-lyase, translated as MYTKDKIHSLINEVPLLEDIMNLKPVVWLNPNKKSEAEMPSFPIKGEEIFEAEKLWDRFAPFFVKVFPETQSSNGTIESPLKEISNMKSVLNQESPKIIGRMMLKCDNALPIAGSIKARGGFYEVLHYAEELALHSGILNKTDDYSIFASDKFKEFFSRYKIGVGSTGNLGLSIGIISASLGFQVTVYVSSDAKEWKKNLLRKKGATVIEFGGDFSEAILAGRQKTNADPMGYFVDDENSNELYLGYAVGALRLARQLKDQNISVDKDHPLFVYSPCGVGGSPGGTAFGLKHLFGDNVHCFFVEPTHSPAVLTALATGEMSNISVQDIGIDNKTEADGLAVGQASNFATNISNHLISGMYTIEDDHLFTLLAQLMDSENIFLEPSATAGLIGPQMIAQTDYAKKNHLNMKNATHIAWATGGDLVPKEERKRFYEQGKSELAL; from the coding sequence ATGTACACAAAAGATAAAATCCACAGTTTAATAAATGAAGTACCGCTTCTTGAGGATATAATGAATCTTAAACCTGTGGTGTGGCTTAATCCTAATAAAAAATCGGAAGCTGAAATGCCTTCTTTTCCCATTAAAGGAGAGGAGATATTTGAGGCGGAAAAACTGTGGGACCGTTTTGCTCCGTTCTTTGTAAAAGTTTTTCCCGAAACCCAAAGTTCGAATGGAACCATTGAGTCACCGCTAAAGGAGATTTCAAATATGAAGTCGGTTCTAAACCAAGAATCGCCCAAAATAATAGGAAGAATGATGTTAAAGTGCGATAACGCTCTTCCCATTGCGGGTTCTATTAAAGCTCGTGGTGGGTTTTATGAAGTACTTCATTATGCGGAGGAATTGGCATTGCATTCTGGTATTTTAAACAAAACGGACGACTATAGTATTTTTGCCAGTGATAAATTCAAAGAATTTTTCAGCAGGTATAAAATTGGAGTCGGCTCTACGGGAAATCTTGGATTGAGCATAGGCATTATTAGTGCCAGTTTGGGTTTTCAGGTTACCGTATATGTTTCTTCGGATGCCAAAGAATGGAAGAAAAATCTCCTACGAAAAAAGGGCGCCACCGTTATTGAATTTGGAGGAGATTTTAGTGAAGCCATTCTGGCTGGTCGACAGAAAACCAATGCCGATCCTATGGGGTATTTTGTAGACGATGAGAATTCAAATGAACTTTATTTGGGTTATGCCGTAGGGGCATTGCGCTTAGCAAGACAATTGAAAGACCAAAACATTTCGGTTGATAAGGACCATCCTTTGTTTGTATACTCTCCTTGTGGAGTAGGCGGCTCTCCTGGTGGAACTGCATTTGGATTAAAACACTTATTTGGAGATAACGTTCATTGTTTTTTTGTTGAACCTACACATTCTCCTGCCGTTCTAACTGCTTTGGCAACTGGTGAAATGAGCAATATTAGCGTCCAGGATATTGGCATTGACAATAAAACCGAAGCCGATGGATTGGCTGTAGGGCAGGCTTCCAACTTTGCCACCAATATTAGCAACCATCTAATAAGTGGCATGTATACCATTGAAGACGATCATCTTTTTACGCTTTTGGCTCAATTGATGGATTCAGAAAACATATTTTTGGAGCCTTCGGCCACTGCAGGATTAATAGGTCCTCAAATGATTGCCCAAACGGATTATGCAAAGAAGAACCATTTAAATATGAAAAATGCTACCCATATAGCTTGGGCTACTGGCGGCGATCTTGTTCCGAAGGAGGAGAGGAAGAGATTCTATGAACAAGGAAAAAGTGAGTTGGCGCTCTAA
- a CDS encoding pyridoxamine 5'-phosphate oxidase family protein: protein MSTENLSEVEAKKKFREMVDDIKVTMFATNLTKKPLDVAPMYTKRVDESGNLWFLSSKNSDHNHNILQDPDCQLFYSAGTSNFLSVYGNAEIIDDRDTIESLYKKMDNAYFDGPEDPQIRAIKFSPKEAAYWSADGNKLVSLFKMGVAAVTGKDQDLGTSGKMNL, encoded by the coding sequence ATGAGCACAGAAAATTTATCCGAAGTAGAAGCTAAAAAGAAATTTAGGGAAATGGTAGACGACATTAAAGTCACCATGTTTGCCACGAATCTCACCAAAAAGCCCTTAGACGTGGCTCCGATGTATACAAAGAGAGTCGACGAATCTGGAAATCTTTGGTTTTTAAGTAGTAAGAATAGCGATCATAACCACAATATACTTCAGGACCCTGATTGTCAATTGTTTTATAGTGCAGGCACCTCAAACTTTTTAAGCGTTTATGGTAATGCAGAAATTATTGACGATCGAGATACTATTGAATCCTTGTACAAGAAAATGGATAATGCCTATTTTGATGGGCCAGAAGATCCTCAAATAAGAGCTATAAAATTTTCTCCAAAGGAAGCAGCGTATTGGAGTGCCGATGGCAACAAACTGGTGTCCTTGTTCAAAATGGGTGTGGCCGCAGTTACGGGAAAAGACCAAGATTTAGGCACTTCAGGAAAAATGAATCTATAA